Proteins from a single region of Geothrix sp. PMB-07:
- the moaA gene encoding GTP 3',8-cyclase MoaA, with protein MQPSDTLARPLKALRISVTDRCNFRCGYCMPKEVFGPDHPFLPREALLTFEELTRLVRIFTGLGVSKVRLTGGEPLLRRELPALVRMLAALPGLEDLALTTNGVLLPEQAPALREAGLKRMTVSLDTLRPDRFRALSDTELPLSHVLAGIEAARAAGYGPLKLNCVLQRGVNEDEILDLAAFAREAGHTLRFIEFMDVGTTNGWRLEAVVPADEVHRILHGQWPLEPVPASAGAVARDWRYVDGKGGVGLIASVTMPFCRDCDRARLSADGHLYTCLFAGQGLDLKAFLRAGHSDADLASLLASHWKRREDRYSELRRADTPGLPKVEMSHIGG; from the coding sequence ATGCAGCCGTCCGACACCTTGGCCCGGCCCCTCAAGGCCCTCCGCATTTCGGTCACCGACCGGTGCAACTTCCGCTGCGGCTACTGCATGCCCAAGGAGGTCTTCGGGCCTGACCACCCCTTCCTGCCGCGGGAGGCCCTGCTCACCTTCGAGGAACTCACGCGACTGGTGCGGATCTTCACCGGCCTGGGCGTCAGCAAGGTGCGCCTCACCGGCGGCGAGCCCCTGCTCCGCCGGGAGCTGCCAGCCCTTGTCCGCATGCTGGCCGCGCTCCCCGGCCTGGAGGATCTGGCCCTCACCACCAACGGCGTGCTGCTTCCTGAGCAGGCTCCGGCCCTGCGGGAAGCGGGTTTGAAGCGGATGACCGTGAGCCTGGACACCCTTCGTCCGGATCGCTTCCGCGCCCTCAGCGACACGGAGCTGCCACTGTCCCATGTGCTTGCAGGCATCGAAGCCGCCCGCGCCGCAGGCTACGGCCCCCTCAAGCTCAACTGTGTGCTGCAGCGGGGCGTCAACGAGGACGAGATCCTCGATCTGGCGGCCTTCGCCCGGGAAGCGGGCCACACCTTGCGCTTCATCGAATTCATGGACGTGGGCACCACCAATGGCTGGCGCCTGGAGGCCGTGGTGCCCGCCGACGAAGTGCACCGCATCCTCCATGGCCAGTGGCCCCTGGAGCCCGTCCCGGCTTCGGCCGGGGCCGTGGCCCGCGATTGGCGCTACGTCGACGGCAAGGGCGGCGTGGGACTCATCGCCTCGGTCACGATGCCCTTCTGCCGCGACTGCGACCGGGCGCGGCTGTCCGCCGACGGCCACCTCTACACCTGCCTCTTCGCCGGGCAGGGCCTCGATCTCAAGGCCTTCCTGCGGGCGGGCCACAGCGACGCCGACCTGGCCTCGCTGCTGGCTTCGCACTGGAAGCGCCGCGAAGACCGCTACTCCGA